Proteins encoded by one window of Mesoaciditoga lauensis cd-1655R = DSM 25116:
- a CDS encoding M16 family metallopeptidase, translating to MESNLFIRSLENGSKIIGKDMPFLRTVTLGIGVNVGSVNESSNNSGISHLIEHAVFKRTKNFDGSTLKKAIESVGGTLNAFTSREYTLFYAKVPDFASREAFNVIYDLVSAPLFLEKDVEMEKNVVLEEIAMYEDDPMDLAGTNLLKMLWGENEPYGRPIIGDAESVRKLRAEDLKKYHQVHYVPSRMILSIVGNMEACDIGMFTQKMGDLTGLEDKHPILDPKSQKAANKVVTKRDLKQVSISLAVPTVEKSNPKNYPLAIIATILGGGMSSMLFEEIREKSGLVYSISTSNQSNKMSGYFSIDLSTSPHKVLEAMEGIKRVLSDFPKNVHSYLDYGKKRLEGKLLTSTESTFSTMLMMTDDQFTLGRTRKIEEMVDLLNRVDEKDILDTFQELLCKRWTLSAVGPNDEYAEKLKEYKFEVKYYGSN from the coding sequence ATGGAAAGTAATCTGTTCATAAGAAGTTTGGAAAACGGTTCCAAAATCATAGGCAAAGACATGCCATTTTTGCGAACTGTTACGCTTGGAATAGGAGTTAACGTTGGGTCGGTAAACGAAAGTAGCAACAATTCTGGTATCTCTCATCTGATAGAACACGCTGTTTTTAAAAGAACGAAGAACTTTGATGGTTCCACTTTGAAAAAAGCGATAGAAAGCGTTGGAGGAACTTTAAACGCTTTTACATCCAGAGAATACACGTTGTTCTACGCAAAAGTGCCGGATTTTGCCTCACGTGAGGCTTTCAACGTTATCTACGATCTTGTGAGTGCTCCTCTTTTTTTGGAAAAGGATGTTGAAATGGAAAAAAATGTCGTTTTGGAAGAAATAGCCATGTACGAAGATGATCCTATGGACCTTGCTGGCACAAACCTTCTCAAAATGTTATGGGGCGAAAACGAGCCTTACGGCCGTCCCATAATAGGTGATGCTGAAAGTGTAAGAAAATTACGCGCAGAGGATCTTAAAAAATATCATCAGGTCCATTACGTGCCCTCAAGAATGATTCTCTCGATCGTTGGAAACATGGAAGCGTGTGACATAGGTATGTTCACGCAAAAAATGGGAGATTTAACAGGATTGGAAGACAAACATCCAATATTGGATCCGAAAAGTCAAAAAGCTGCCAATAAGGTGGTAACCAAAAGAGATCTCAAACAAGTAAGCATTTCATTGGCAGTTCCGACCGTTGAAAAATCTAATCCTAAGAATTATCCACTTGCCATCATAGCTACCATACTAGGTGGAGGAATGAGCTCAATGCTTTTTGAAGAGATAAGAGAAAAAAGTGGGTTGGTTTATTCCATATCCACATCTAACCAATCAAATAAAATGAGCGGGTACTTCTCCATAGATCTTTCCACCTCTCCTCACAAGGTCCTTGAGGCGATGGAAGGAATAAAAAGAGTCTTGTCTGATTTTCCGAAGAACGTTCATTCTTACCTGGACTACGGTAAAAAAAGATTGGAAGGCAAGCTTTTAACCTCCACAGAATCAACCTTTTCCACCATGTTGATGATGACCGATGATCAATTCACACTTGGAAGAACAAGAAAAATAGAAGAAATGGTCGATTTGTTAAATCGCGTCGATGAAAAGGATATCTTAGACACTTTTCAAGAATTGTTGTGTAAAAGATGGACACTCTCCGCGGTGGGGCCAAACGATGAGTACGCTGAAAAATTGAAAGAGTACAAATTCGAGGTGAAATATTATGGCAGCAATTGA